The window GGGAAGATATACGGGGAACTGTCCTTGCCTGAAGCGGCTAAAACTTTCCCCATTGTAATAATAGTTGCAGGGTCCGGGGCTACCGACCGCGATTGCAATAATCAGCCTTATCTTAAAACCGACGCTTATAAAAATACGGCGGAGCGGCTAAGTATTTCAGGAATTGCTTCTTTTCGTTACGATAAAAGAATGGTGGGAAAAAGTCAGTTTTCGGATTTTAAGGAAGATGATTTAAATTTTGAAATTTACGTTGACGACTTAATTCAAATTATAAGGTTTATAAAAAATATAAAAGGTGTATCCAAGGTATTTCTTTTAGGTCATAGCGAGGGTTCTCTTGTTTCAATTCTTGCTGCACAATCCGAAGAGGTTAACGGGTTAATTTCAGCGGCGGGGACAGGAAGAAACGCTGCCGATGTGCTTCAGGAGCAGATAAACAATAATCCAGATAGTCCGGAAATATTGCGTAAGGGTGTAGAGCGGGTTTTAAATGAGCTTCGTAACGGAAACAAGGTAAAAAATGCCGTAACAGCCTTATTGCCGGCGTTGTTTCGTCAAAGCGTTCAGCCGTATTTGATAAGCTGGTTTAAGTTTTCTCCGGATATTGAGATTCAAAAACTTTCGGTGCCGTGTTTAATTATACAGGGTTCCGCCGATATCCAAGTATCGGTTAATGACGCGAAATTGCTTTATTCAAAATGCAAATCGGGCGAGCTTTTAATTATAGAAAATATGACACATTCGTTAAAGGAAATAAGTTCGTCGGTCAGTCAAGAGGATACATATTCCAATCCGGATATTCCGGTTTCTAAAACATTTATAAATAATATAATCAGGTTTGCGGTAAAGTAAAGATTTGTATTAAATGTGAAATTTGTACGATATTAAGGAAGATTAAGATGAAACATAAGATTGCACTTATCGGTTGCGGGCGAATCAGTTTTAAACATATAGAAGCCTTTGTTTCTATGCAGGATACTGTAGAATTTGTTGCGGCTTGTGACCCCGTATCGGAGCGTGCTGAAGAAAAAAAATGTGAATATCAAAAATCGGTTGCCGACGCAAATGTAAAAGTGTTTGCCGATTACAAGGAGATGCTTAAGATTTGTAAACCTGAAATAGTTACTATTGCAACGGAATCCGGTAAACATAAAGATATCGCCGTGCATTGTTTAAAAAACGGTGCCCATGTGATTTGTGAAAAGCCTATGGCTCTTTCTACCGCCGATGCAAATGAGATGATTGATACGGCAAAGCAAAACGGAAAAAAACTTGCCGTGTGTTTTCAAAACCGCTTTAATGCTCCTGTGGTAAAGACCCGCGAAGCCTTGGAAAATGGCCGTTTCGGCAGAATGCTGCATGGAATGATTCAGATTCGCTGGAACCGTAATGAAAGTTATTATGAACAGGCAAAATGGCGCGGTACATGGGAGCAGGACGGCGGCACATTGATGAATCAATGTACACACGGTATTGACCTTTTGCAGTGGATGATGGGTGAAGATGCGGTGCGTGTACAGGCGCAAACAAGACGGTTTATGCGCCCGATTGAAGCTGAAGATTTCGGGTGTGCGATTGTTGAGTTTGCTTCCGGTGCTGTCGGTATAATTGAAGGAACTGCCGATATTTATCCTAAAAATTTAAATGAAACGTTAAGTCTTTTCGGAACCGACGGAAGTGTCGTTATAGGCGGTTTGGCGGTAAACAAAACGGAAACATGGCGTTTTGCCGATGCGGAAAAAATAGGTGATACGGAAGAAAAAATTTTAAATCCCAATGAAAAAGACCCCCCGACAGTTTACGGTTTCGGGCATACGGCCCTTTTTAGAGATTTTATAGTTGCCGTGGAGCAAAATCGTGAAGCGCTTGTATCGGGAGAAAAAGGTAAAAAAGCTTTGGAGATAATTTTAGCTATTTACAAATCGCAGAAAACGGGTATGCCGGTAGAACTTCCATGTAATTTTTCCACTCTGGAAATGGAAGGTGTTTTTAAATAAACTACAGGTTTTTTATAAATTAAATGGACAATTTAATTGTAGAAAAATTAAAATCTTTTTTTGACTTAAAGCCTGAAATTGTTTTGGTGATGCTTTACGGTTCATGTGCACGCGGAACGGAGCATAAAAACAGCGATGTGGATATTGCTGTCGCTGCACATGATGTTTTAACACTTGATGATAGATTGTCCCTGCAACTGGAGCTGTCAATCCTTTTAAAAAGAGAAATTGACCTTGTTGATATACGAAAAATTGACGGGCTGCTGCATTACAAAGTTTTTACGGAAGGTATTTGTATAAAGAAAATAAAAAAGCACGGTGAAGCGTTATTTCATAAAAATTTTATGAGTGCTTTATACTGGTACGAAGATTTTTATCCGATATATGAGCGCGGACGAAAATCTATTTTGGAGCATGCTTTCGGATAAATCTTTGCGGCAAATTAAAAATGGGTGTAGATAAAAACATAATTGCGGAAAAGTTAAAATCGCTTGAGCGTTGTTTGGAAAGAATAAAATTTCATACTCCGTTAAATGTCGATGGTTTAAAAAGCGATTTGGATAAACAAGATTTGATATGTCTTAATCTTCAAAGGGCTGTTCAGATTTCAGTGGATATTGCTTCTCATATTTTATCTGAAAAATTTCATGAACAGGCGGCAACCATGTCGGAAGTTTTTTTGGCACTTTCAAGAAAAGATATACTTGATGAGGCTTTAGCCGTAAGTTTAGCAAAATCTGTCGGATTTAGAAACATTGCCGTGCATGAATATAATGCGCTTGATATGGATATTGTATATTCAATTATTACAAACGAATTAAACTGTTTTTACAAATTTGCAAATACGGTTTTAAGTATAGTTAATAACCCGTAAATTTTTAAGGTGAGAAAATGAAAGTTCCTTTTTATACGTCAATTAGAGAATATAAAAATCTCAAATCCGAATTTGACTCTGCTGTGGCTTCCGTATTGGAAACCGGTGATTTTATTTTGGGAAAAGCCGTTTCCGAATTTGAAGAAGCCGTTAAGTATTATACGGGTGCAAAATATGCAGTAGGTGTTGCGAACGGCAGCGATGCTCTTGTGATTGCTTCGGATATTTTGGGCTTTAAGTCCGGTGCGGAAGTTTTAACGCCTGCTTTTACGTTTTTTGCTTCCGCTTCCTGTATTGCACGTTTGGGCGGAAGGCCTATATTTTGTGATGTCGATGAAGATACGTTTTGCATAAACATAAAAGATGCGGAAAATCGTATGACATCGAATACCGTCGGATTGCTTCCTGTTCATTTATTTTTGCAAACCTCCGATATGACGGCTTGTATGGATTTAGCTAAAAAACACAAACTCAAAGTATTGGAAGATGCCGCTGAGGCTTTCGGTATGAAAGATTTATATGACGGTGAATTGAAAACTGCCGGTACTATCGGAGATATGGGGGTTTACTCATTTTTTCCGACCAAAACCTTAGGCGGTTACGGAGACGGCGGTATGATTGTTACTGACAACGAGGATTACTATCTGAAAGCAAAGAGTCTTAGGGTTCACGGAGCTGTAAAAAAGTATCACCATGATTACATAGGATATAATTCCCGTTTGGATAGTTTGCAAGCTGCGGTTTTAAGTGTGAAGTTAAAATATATTGATAAGGCTATTCAAAAGCGGGCGGAGCATGCAAAACAGTATTGCAGTTTGCTTGAAAATATTAGCGAGGTCAGGGTGCCTCCGGTAAAAACAAAAGGTTTGCCTGTTTACTATGTATTTAATATACTTGCAGAAAATCGGGATGAACTTCAAAAATTTCTAACTGAAAAAGGGGTGGGTACTACCGTATACTATCCTAAGTGTTTACATGAACAAGAATGCTTTAAGTATCTCGGTTATAAGAAAGGTGATTTTCCGGTTGCGGAAAAACTTTGCGAGTCTGTACTTGCGTTGCCTATGTATCCTGAGCTTACTGCAGATGAGATAAATTACATTTGCGAATGTATTAAGGGCTTTTATAAGAAATAATATGCCGATTGTATCGACATATATATGTTGTTTTCATTAGCATATATATGTTGATTGTATTGACATATTTTAAAATATTGTTATAATTTAAAATATGTTAAAAGCAAGGCTGAAAGAAATATATTTAAGTCAAATAAAAGGTTTGGAGTTTGCCGATAACGGTGTATATCGTGATGCTTTAAACGATATGCCTAAGTTAAAGACGCATGCTCTCGTTATTAGCGGTGTGAGGCGTTGCGGAAAAAGTACGTTGCTTAGACAGTTTATAAAAAAGATAGGTTCTCCTTTTTTTTATTTGAATTTTGATGATTTGCGGCTTTTGGAATTTTCCGTTTCCGACTATGCTCTTTTAGACGAACTTATAGATGAAGCCGGCGTGCCGCTTATTTTTTTCGATGAAATTCAGGCTGCAAAAAATTGGGAGTTATATATACGACAAAAACTTGATGAAGGTTTTCAAGTTGTATTAACCGGTTCCAATGCATCGCTGTTAAGTCGAGAGCTTGGGACAAAACTTACGGGAAGACATATTGTAAAAGAGCTTTTTCCGTTTTCATATTCCGAATATTTGAGGTTTTCCAAGAGGAAAAATACTTATAAATCTTTTCAGGAGTACTTTCAATCGGGAGGGTTCCCTGAATATTTAAAACTGAAAGCTCCTGAAATTTTAACGCAGCTTCAAAAGGATATATTGTATCGTGATATAGCTGTGCGTTACGGTGTAAGCGATGAGCGTTCATTGCAAAGTCTTTATGTATTTCTTGCTTCAAATGTCGGCTCGCCGATTTCGCCGAGTAAACTTAAAACGGTAGCGGGGGTAAAATCGCACACTACGGTTCTTGAGTATTTTTCTTATTTTGAAAACTCGTATTTGCTTAGTATGGTGCCGAAATTTGCATGGTCGCAAAAGGCTCAAAGTTTAGCTCCAAAAAAGGTGTACTTAACTGATATAGGTTTTATACGGACGGCGGGTTTTTCATTTAGTGAAAATGCGGGTCATATTTTGGAAAATTTTGTTTTTAATGAATTGCGCAGAAAATACGGTGCTGCCGATGATAAGCAAATATATTATTTTACGGATAACGAATGCGAGTGCGATTTTGTAGTAAATCCTGCCTTTGCACCTCAGTGTATTCAGGTATGTGCAAAACTTGATAATGAAAACGGCGAGCGTGAAATATGCGGCGTGTTATGTGCAATGGAGTTTTTCGGTTTAACTGAAGGTCTTA is drawn from Treponema pedis and contains these coding sequences:
- a CDS encoding alpha/beta hydrolase, whose amino-acid sequence is MRKKLEFVLFIFILLRVYPNEIEIPVKGGKIYGELSLPEAAKTFPIVIIVAGSGATDRDCNNQPYLKTDAYKNTAERLSISGIASFRYDKRMVGKSQFSDFKEDDLNFEIYVDDLIQIIRFIKNIKGVSKVFLLGHSEGSLVSILAAQSEEVNGLISAAGTGRNAADVLQEQINNNPDSPEILRKGVERVLNELRNGNKVKNAVTALLPALFRQSVQPYLISWFKFSPDIEIQKLSVPCLIIQGSADIQVSVNDAKLLYSKCKSGELLIIENMTHSLKEISSSVSQEDTYSNPDIPVSKTFINNIIRFAVK
- a CDS encoding Gfo/Idh/MocA family protein, translated to MKHKIALIGCGRISFKHIEAFVSMQDTVEFVAACDPVSERAEEKKCEYQKSVADANVKVFADYKEMLKICKPEIVTIATESGKHKDIAVHCLKNGAHVICEKPMALSTADANEMIDTAKQNGKKLAVCFQNRFNAPVVKTREALENGRFGRMLHGMIQIRWNRNESYYEQAKWRGTWEQDGGTLMNQCTHGIDLLQWMMGEDAVRVQAQTRRFMRPIEAEDFGCAIVEFASGAVGIIEGTADIYPKNLNETLSLFGTDGSVVIGGLAVNKTETWRFADAEKIGDTEEKILNPNEKDPPTVYGFGHTALFRDFIVAVEQNREALVSGEKGKKALEIILAIYKSQKTGMPVELPCNFSTLEMEGVFK
- the mntA gene encoding type VII toxin-antitoxin system MntA family adenylyltransferase antitoxin; this encodes MDNLIVEKLKSFFDLKPEIVLVMLYGSCARGTEHKNSDVDIAVAAHDVLTLDDRLSLQLELSILLKREIDLVDIRKIDGLLHYKVFTEGICIKKIKKHGEALFHKNFMSALYWYEDFYPIYERGRKSILEHAFG
- the hepT gene encoding type VII toxin-antitoxin system HepT family RNase toxin, which gives rise to MGVDKNIIAEKLKSLERCLERIKFHTPLNVDGLKSDLDKQDLICLNLQRAVQISVDIASHILSEKFHEQAATMSEVFLALSRKDILDEALAVSLAKSVGFRNIAVHEYNALDMDIVYSIITNELNCFYKFANTVLSIVNNP
- a CDS encoding DegT/DnrJ/EryC1/StrS family aminotransferase, whose product is MKVPFYTSIREYKNLKSEFDSAVASVLETGDFILGKAVSEFEEAVKYYTGAKYAVGVANGSDALVIASDILGFKSGAEVLTPAFTFFASASCIARLGGRPIFCDVDEDTFCINIKDAENRMTSNTVGLLPVHLFLQTSDMTACMDLAKKHKLKVLEDAAEAFGMKDLYDGELKTAGTIGDMGVYSFFPTKTLGGYGDGGMIVTDNEDYYLKAKSLRVHGAVKKYHHDYIGYNSRLDSLQAAVLSVKLKYIDKAIQKRAEHAKQYCSLLENISEVRVPPVKTKGLPVYYVFNILAENRDELQKFLTEKGVGTTVYYPKCLHEQECFKYLGYKKGDFPVAEKLCESVLALPMYPELTADEINYICECIKGFYKK
- a CDS encoding ATP-binding protein, which translates into the protein MLKARLKEIYLSQIKGLEFADNGVYRDALNDMPKLKTHALVISGVRRCGKSTLLRQFIKKIGSPFFYLNFDDLRLLEFSVSDYALLDELIDEAGVPLIFFDEIQAAKNWELYIRQKLDEGFQVVLTGSNASLLSRELGTKLTGRHIVKELFPFSYSEYLRFSKRKNTYKSFQEYFQSGGFPEYLKLKAPEILTQLQKDILYRDIAVRYGVSDERSLQSLYVFLASNVGSPISPSKLKTVAGVKSHTTVLEYFSYFENSYLLSMVPKFAWSQKAQSLAPKKVYLTDIGFIRTAGFSFSENAGHILENFVFNELRRKYGAADDKQIYYFTDNECECDFVVNPAFAPQCIQVCAKLDNENGEREICGVLCAMEFFGLTEGLILTENSNDLFVQDKKKVRILPVWEYFGV